The genomic window TTCTGATTAGTCCTTTCTGCCTTTTCATCCTCTTTCCAGCAGTCCTACTACACCCTGTTCTCCAGCCCTTTGTAAGTAGTTGCTGTTACCCAATTCTGCTTTCTCCCATGAGTTTGTATACAACAGTAATGTCTTCATCTCACCGCGTGGCAAATTACAGTTTATCCTCAAGATTCTCAAATGTTCCTTTATGGAATTGCAGCCTATTCCTCCAGATGCGTTGGTTGTGCTTTGCTAGGTTCTCAGTCACTTGGTACCAGACTGTTTTTTACAGTATTGGgcacattgtattttaaaaaaaatttttttttaatgtttgtttatttttgacagagagagagagagagacgtagcatgagcaggggaggggcagagagagagggagacaatctgaggcaatctccaggctccgagctgtcagcacagagcctgatgtggggcttgaactcacagaccgccagatcatgacctgagccaaagtcagacgctcaaccgactgagccacccaggtgcccctgggcacattgtattttaaatagtACTTGCTTTAGGTTGTGTCTCTTCTACTAAATTAAGAGCTGGGACCATGGCAGACCCATGGTCCATCTATTctgaatgaaaagttttaaagtttgcttGGTAGATTAGTCAATGTTTGTGTACAGTTAGTGTTTGATTGGATGGAAAGTTCCCAAAGCACTGAGGAATCCAAATTCTTATTAAAGAATTAAGGCAGGTGTAAACTTGATTCTCTTGGTAGATGCTCGCTTCCTTCATTTCCCCTGTCCAGTTAGTGTAGATTGCTTTGTTGATTTGGCCTTCATTCTTAGTTTGACTTATACTCACAATTTTAATCAGCTTTTATGCTTTTTACATGAAGTTGCCCACCAGTAAATCATTTTTGGTTAAGTTAATCTGCTAAGTCAAAATTCATGAATATGGGTTAGATTTTGAGACAAGACTTATCCTGAAGGGATTTTCCCCTGTAGGTAGAGCAATTACTGTTATATAAATTGGGCTTGTTCTAAATTTTCAGGTATTAGCTTATTTTGTGTAAGGCCTCAGATATAGATTTTATGGCTTTCAAGTAACTCATGGTGTAGTGGATCtaaattaatagtttttttttttaactaccagATTTTTGACCTAAAAAGAGTCTAGTTCAagtgtaacaaaacaaaacaatttaggTAGAGCTGTAACACccatttgctgttattttttggGTTCACTGagccttttactttatttttgtctgcCTTAGTGTacgatgtttttatttttatttatacattaaaaacaatttttttaatgtttatttttgagagagaaagagtgagagcaggggaggggtagagagagagggagacacagaatctgaaggaggctccaggctctgaggtgtcagcacagagcctgatgcgggacttgaactcaccagccatgccatcacgacctgagccaaagttggacgctcaaccacctgagccacccatgcgcccctagcataccatgtttttaaaaggaaaaatatttttcttgttctaaCAAGAAATGCTCAGTTATCTTCTGGGTAATGGGCTGGCATTCAGAGGGTTGCATTGGGGCTCCTGCCTCTTGGTCTCCCTGGAAGAAAGTAGTTGGGAATTTAGATAGGAGGTGAGGCAGTCAAACTTGTCAAGTAAAGGGCTCTTACCATATTCATACCAAGTGTCATGATTCTGTGTATGTCTGCAATACCTTAATGGATGTAGTTTGGCACTTGAcgaatttttgctgtttttttttttatgcaggaTGGGATTTGATTTTGTATTATATAACCCATGCATTGAAATCCAGTAGGTAATGTTTTGtggaaaataaaacctttgcCAAAtgaaagacctgggtttgaatcctggctgacCCATCTACCAACTAGTGCTTCTTCCTAGACTTTAATCAGGTTACTTAAATTCTGAGTTCCaatacctcatctgtaaaacagttCAATATCTATTCTAAGGGCTTAAATGATGTTGAAGTGTAAATTACCTGGAACTGTTCTTACCAGATAGAAAGCTTCTTGTGCCTTTTAGAGGCAGGTGGGTACTGAATTGATCTCCTttgaaattaatgtaatttaaattgaACCAGAATATTTTAGCATGTGTCAGCTGTGGGGATATTTGGGTTTTGCTGGAGGGAAGGCAGCTGTCTTCTCCCTAAAACCTTTTAGCTTTCTGGGTATCTTCATTTGGCTATTACCAGTGTACACACTCACACCCAACAAAAGGAGTAATCTGTCCCCAAGCAAGGAAGGCCCCTCTTGCTGAGTAGTTTCCATGAGGCTCTTCCTTTCCATCTGTGTCAGTGCTTCCAACCTTTGTCTTAGGAAATACAGAGTTCAAGTTAAAGGTGAACGAACACAAACATTATGATTTGTGTTGTCTTTGGATATTGTttctaatgatttaaaaaataagccctAATGGGATATGTTACGTTTTAGTTTGCTGTGGCCGAACCAAGAAAGAAGGCGTATGCAGATTTCTACAGAAATTATGATTCCATGAAAGATTTTGAGGAGATGAAGAAGGCTGGTATCTTTCAGAGTGCAAAGTGATTTTGGAATGTAAAGGTAATATAGCTGTTTGAAGttactgtttaaaattttttaaaaattgtggtaaaatacagatTGTTAAGTAccttcacattgttgtacaaccaatctccagaactcttcatcttgcaCAATTACCCATTGAACTACTCTCCATTCCCCCCATTCCCTGGCAGCCACCACTCTACTtactgtctctgaatttgactactctaggtactttATTTAAGTGgaaacatacagtatttgtctttttgtgattggcttattttacttaatataatgTCCTCAAAATTCATCCGTTTTGGTATGTGTCggaatttctttcctctttaaggctaaataacatcccatggtatgtatatatcacattttgctttttcattcacctttggtggacatttggattgcttccaccttCTGAtgattgtaaataatgttgctgtgatGTATGTAAATACCCCTTTAAATTCCCTCTTTTTGATACTTTGGAGTAggtacccagaagtagaattgttggatcatatagtagttctatctTTATTGTAAGGAACCACTATACCGTTTAATAtggcagctgcaccattttatactCAGTCGACAGTGCAGGAGGGTTTCAGTTTCACTACATACCTTGCCAGTACttgttttcttccccccccccccccagtagccatcctaatggatgtgaggtggtactggattttgattttcatgtttatttccctaatggttaatgatgagcatcttttctcatgcttgttgaccatttgtatgtcctcTGTAGAAATGGCTAATCAGGTTCTTCCCCCATTTTAATCAGATTGGGGTTTATTGTTGCTGAGTTGTAGTTCTTCAAACTCTTGTCAGATACGtgatttgaaagtattttctcccattctaaagattgcttttcactttgttgattgtGTTCTTTgcacagacatttaaaattttgttggggtctaatttatgtaatttttatttttgttgcctgtgcttttggtgtcctatccaagaaatctgccaaattcaatgtcatgaagcttctgttatgttttttttctttttttaaatttttttttttttttttttttttactgtttattcatttttgagagacagagtgcaagtagggtggggcagagagagagggagacacagaatccaaagcaggctccaggctctgagctgtcaggacagagcccagtgcagggcttgaacccatgaactgcaagatcatgatctgaaccaaagtcggacacttaaccgactgagccacgcaggtgcccctgtcatgTTTTCTTATAAGTTCCAGTGTCTTGAAGCTTCTCTAATGTTTTCTTacaggttttatagttttagcttttacctttaggtctttgattcatttgagttaattttgagATAAGAGATTCAAAAAGGGtccaacttctttattttttgtgactATCCAGTTTCCCAATGGTGTTTGTTGAGAAGACGGTCCTTTCCCAAGTGGATGGTCTTGGTACCTTTGTTGGTAATTTTTGGACTgtatatgtgagggtttattttaGGCTCTGTTCTGTTGCATTGGTTTATATTTACGTTAGTAccacactattttaattactgtagttttatagtaagttttgaaattagagattgttttggttattcagggtcccTTTATAGTCTCTCTGAATTTTAGGGTGGATTTTTCTACTTCTGCAAAAATGCTGTTGaggtagggattgcattacatATGTAGCTCACTTTGGACATCTTAGCAATTATAAGTATTCCACTTCATGAACATGatatgcctttccatttatttgtatctgtaattttttttcagcagtgttttgtagtttcagtgtataggtcttttgcatttttggttAAGTAttcctgtgtattttatttttttggatgcttttataattggaattgttttcttaatgtttttatgatTATTCATTGTTAGTAGatagaaacacaactgactgttgtgtgttgattttgtatcctgcaactttgctcaGTTAGTTTATTCTaagtacctttttctttttcttttttttttttttccctgtggaatctttagggttttctacatataagaccaggtcatctgcaaacagatagttttactttttccttatcaatttggatgtcttctttcttttctcttgcttactTGGTTTGGCTAGCCCTTCCAGTTCTTtactgaatagaagtggtaagaatAGGCATCCTTATCTTTttcttgatcttagagaaaaagctttccgGCTTTGACCagttaagtatgatattagctgtggcctttccatatatggcttttattatgttgtggTAGTTTGTATTTGTTCctgatttattatttgtttccctgtactgttaattttcatttgcatgaCTTGTTTTGTAAGTGGAAGTATGTACCTCTTAAAACCTTTCACTTGTTTTACCCATCTCCCTATTACCCTCCCCCCTTACATCtgcttctgtgtgtttgtttcctgacttgcttcccttagcataatatcctgtagattcattcatattgttgcagttggcaagatctcattctgttttatggctgagtaagaagtgt from Lynx canadensis isolate LIC74 chromosome F2, mLynCan4.pri.v2, whole genome shotgun sequence includes these protein-coding regions:
- the LOC115506157 gene encoding cytochrome c oxidase subunit 6C, giving the protein MTSGALAKPQMRGLLAKRLRFHIVGAFAVSLGVAAFYKFAVAEPRKKAYADFYRNYDSMKDFEEMKKAGIFQSAK